AAGAGGATAATCACTTGAAAGGATAATCGCTGCAACATTAGGACGATATTTTTTAGCTTTTTGCATCAACACCACCTCTCAAAAATAATTATTATATTATATTTATTATATTTAATTATTGCTAATAAATGCTATAATATCGTCCATAACGATATTACGGCTTTTAAAGATAAAAGAAAATGAATACAAAATCAATATTTTAATCTTAATTCATAGAGACAAAATGCTTTTATATATCCATATCCCATTTTGTGCAAGCAAATGCGGCTATTGCGCATTTCATTCACTCCCCAATCAACAGAATCTTTATGCTCCCTACATTCAAGCATTATGCAAAGACATTCAATGGAGCTTACAGACCTATCGCTCTGCTCCTCATACGCCGCTTGTGATAGATTCTGTATTTATTGGTGGAGGGACACCTAATATCCTTCCATCGCATTTTTATGAAGAGATTTTTGCGACAATCCATAAATATGCACAACTAAGCAAAACTTGCGAAATCACACTTGAGGCAAATGTGAATCTTATAGAATCCCAATGGTGTCAGAATCTCATCGCTTTAGGGGCAAATCGCCTAAGTATCGGTGTGCAAAGTTTTGTCCAAGAGAAGCTCGACCTCTTAGAACGAGATCATCAAGTGAATGACATTGAACACTATTTTGGCATTGCTTATCGTGCAGGATTCACAAATATCAGCTGCGACCTTATCTATGGCACTTCTGTCGATAATCCTTCACTTCTTGCTTTTGAAATCAAATGTGCAAGCAACCTGCCTATCAATCACCTATCAGCCTATGCTTTGAGCATTGATGACGGCTCACGTTTTGCTCATTATACAAAAAAACTAATCTCTGATAATGACTGGGAAAAATGGGTGCGAGAAAACCTACACAAATACGGATTTTTACAATACGAAGTCTCAAATTATGCGCGAGGTTATGAATGCCAACACAATCTTGGCTATTGGCGAGGCTTACCTTATATCGGTTGTGGTGCGGGAGCTGTGGGAAGAGTAAAAAATACAAGAACACAGGGTTTGCTTAAACTTGATTCTTATATCCAACAACCCACACACAAAAATATCGAATCTCTTAGTAAAGAAGACTTAAATCTCGAAGAAATAATGCTTGGCTTAAGATGCAAAATAGGCGTCAATTGTGAGCGTATCAATCTTGCTTCAAAACGCACAAAATTACTTCTTGATGAGCAAAAATGCCATATAGAATCCCGCAAAAATGGAGATTATTTAGTCGCAAATGAGTTATTTTTAGCTGACGAAATCGCATTATGGCTCACAAGGGGAGATTAAAAATCGTTTGAAAAATTGCGAATCTTTTACAACTTTATTTGGATAAAATACGCTTTTTACAAAGATTCTATCATTTTCTAAGGAGTTTTTATGCGTTTTGTCCAACTCATCATTCGTGCAAGCATTTTGATGCTATTTTTAATCTTTATTTGCTTTCTCTCACGTCTTATCTTAGTATTAGAGTATCTTCCTCAAAATCTATGGAGTGAGTATGGGGAAGATTTTAAAGCCATGTGGCTTATGGGATTTAGGCTCGATATGCGCGCAATTGGTATAGCAATGCTTGGCTATATTATCTTAAATTATATAATGCTTTTATTTGACAGAATCTATTCTTTAAATGCAAATCATCAACGCACATTACTTCGATTCTCTTCTTCTTTTCTGTCATTTTTTACACATTTTTATGCTTTTTTATTAGGATTTATTTTTGTTGTTTTTGCTTTTATCAGTTTTTATTATTACCAAACTTATGGAGGCAAGATTGATGTTTTTATTTTTGAACTCAAAGACGACAATACTTGGACGATTCTAGAAATCATTTGGCGAGACTATCCTTTAATAACGGGGATTCTCATATCTCTTATAGCAGGGCTTATAACTTTATGGCTACATCACACTTTTTCTAAGATTCCTCAATGCTCTCACCAACCTTTCTGTATCTTTAAACAAAATATAATAGGCACAATACTAAATCTTGGCTTTATCATTATGCTTGTAATTGCCTCTAGGGGATCATTAGGGACATTTCCTATTAAAGAAAACAATTACCACATCTCCTCCCATGCGATTTTTAATGACTTAGCTGCCAATCCTATAATGGCATTTGACTGGGCATTAAAAAACTATCGAGCCGATATGAGATTCTATCCTGTAGCAAAAAATCAAGAGCAGAAATTCCAAGAAGAGCTTTTTCCTATTTACCACCAAACGCCTACAAATACCTTTGCAGCAGAAAATCCCCCGCATATTATTGTGAATCTTATGGAGAGCTTCGGGAGCAATCTTTTGGCTTATGATAATCCACAGGATTTTGACTTATTGGGAGATTTGAGAGAGCATTTGCAAAATGATTTTATGTTTTATCGTTTCTTATCGGCGGCTAATTGGACAGCACCTTCATTTGTCGCGCTTTTCTTTGAAAGCCCTTTTGATAAAATCGCACAAGGTCATGCTAAAACAATCAAACTTGCACTGAATCCTTTTGAAATATACGCAAATGCGGGTTATGAAACAATATTCATCACTTCAGGTCATGGCTCATGGAAAAGCTTAGGAGAATACATAAAAACACAAGGAGGGGGGGGGACGCAAGTCTTTGATACCTTGTCTCTTCTCAAAGCTTATCCCGAAGCAAAATATGATGAAAATGGCTATGGTGTCGCCGATGAATACGCTTACAGACTTGCCTTTGATATACTCTCTCGCGCCCAAAAGCCCACATTTATTGCGATTTTAACCACTAGTAATCACCCACCTTACCTACTACCTCGCAATTACACACCTATACCCTTAACAATCCCTCAAGACATTATCAACAAAACACAAGATTCAGAAGAAAAAACCTTATTAGCCATACAACTTTATCAATACGCCAATGATGCTTTTGGTAAATTTATGAATAACATTAAAAACTCATCTTTAAAAGAAAAAACCATTGTCGCAGCAAGTGGAGATCATCATGTAAGAAACTTGACTATTGATCCTAGCCTTGATAAAGCATTAGGATATGCTGTGCCCTTGTATTTATATGTGCCAAAACCCTACCAAGACAATACCCTTTATGACCCCTTGCGATTTGGCTCACATAAAGATATTTTTCCTACTTTGTATGAGCTAAGCCTGTCTCGCACAAACTATATGAGCATAGGAGGACGCAATATCCTTGCACGCATACAAGATTCTCGATATGATTTTGGTTATAATGCTTTAGTGTGGATTGACAAACAAGGAATCTATCCTGTCAATAGCACAAAAGGCTATGCTTATAGCCCCTCTCAAAAGATGATTCCACTTGTTTCAAGTGAAGAAAGTTTCGAGCTGGATTCTTTTAAGAAAAATTTTGCTACAAAATACCATGAATTATTAGTTTATGAAATCAACAAACGTATTATGGGCGTCAAAACAGAAGAATAACAGAATCTTAGCAGTTTTGCAAGATTTTATTTCTCATAGAATCTGATTGATGCAAATCCTAAGACCCCTAAATGCTTGATTTGCTCAATCTGCTCTTTGGAAATGATCCCTCCTAAAGCCACGACCTTTTGTCTCACTTCCACAGGCAAAGACTGCAAGGATTGTATGCCTAAAGGCGCGCCTTTATTAGGAGTGGCAAAAATCGGACTAAGTGTGCAATAATCCGCCCCTAATTGTAATGCCAACAAGACTTCTTCCACGCTATGCGCACTGAAGCCTATCTGCAAAGTATGTTTAGAATCTCGCCGCCTTTGCTGATTATATTCACATATCTGAGGAATCAAATGCTGATAAGCACCTTTTAAATGCACGCCATCAAAACATTTGGCTAGCGGCAAAATATCTTTCACATTTTGTAAAGGTAGATTCAGATAGAGCTTCTTTTTATAAGGGGCAACAAGACGCAAAAAAGCCGGTATAAAATAATCAGATTGATCACGATAAATAATACAATCAATGTCATTAAATCGAGATTCTAAAATAAAAGGGAGCATCTGTAGATACTCCCTTGTGAGGGAAGGCGTGATAAGAAAAGATAAAAAATTAATGGTCTTCATCCACGACTACTGCGCCGTGAATATACACATAAGTAAGAATCATAAAAACAAAAGCTTGAAGTAATGCCATAAATGCCAAAATTGCAAAAGGAACAACAGGCACTACCCAAGGAGCAAGCATCAACATTACAAGCAAGAACATATCATCGCCCTTAATGTTTCCAAAAAGCCGGAAAGAAAGAGAAATAATACGAGATAAGTGAGAAATGATCTCGACAGGGAACATTAATGGTGCTAACCACCAAACAGGTCCCATAAAGTGTTTGAAATACTTGATAACGCCTTGCGTCCGAATACCTTCAAAATGATAGTAGAAAAACACTACAAGAGCCAATACAAGTGTGAAACTCCAGCTAGATGTAGGAGATTCAAATCCGGGAATAATCCCT
The Helicobacter sp. MIT 05-5293 genome window above contains:
- the hemW gene encoding radical SAM family heme chaperone HemW, whose protein sequence is MLLYIHIPFCASKCGYCAFHSLPNQQNLYAPYIQALCKDIQWSLQTYRSAPHTPLVIDSVFIGGGTPNILPSHFYEEIFATIHKYAQLSKTCEITLEANVNLIESQWCQNLIALGANRLSIGVQSFVQEKLDLLERDHQVNDIEHYFGIAYRAGFTNISCDLIYGTSVDNPSLLAFEIKCASNLPINHLSAYALSIDDGSRFAHYTKKLISDNDWEKWVRENLHKYGFLQYEVSNYARGYECQHNLGYWRGLPYIGCGAGAVGRVKNTRTQGLLKLDSYIQQPTHKNIESLSKEDLNLEEIMLGLRCKIGVNCERINLASKRTKLLLDEQKCHIESRKNGDYLVANELFLADEIALWLTRGD
- a CDS encoding alkaline phosphatase family protein, with the protein product MRFVQLIIRASILMLFLIFICFLSRLILVLEYLPQNLWSEYGEDFKAMWLMGFRLDMRAIGIAMLGYIILNYIMLLFDRIYSLNANHQRTLLRFSSSFLSFFTHFYAFLLGFIFVVFAFISFYYYQTYGGKIDVFIFELKDDNTWTILEIIWRDYPLITGILISLIAGLITLWLHHTFSKIPQCSHQPFCIFKQNIIGTILNLGFIIMLVIASRGSLGTFPIKENNYHISSHAIFNDLAANPIMAFDWALKNYRADMRFYPVAKNQEQKFQEELFPIYHQTPTNTFAAENPPHIIVNLMESFGSNLLAYDNPQDFDLLGDLREHLQNDFMFYRFLSAANWTAPSFVALFFESPFDKIAQGHAKTIKLALNPFEIYANAGYETIFITSGHGSWKSLGEYIKTQGGGGTQVFDTLSLLKAYPEAKYDENGYGVADEYAYRLAFDILSRAQKPTFIAILTTSNHPPYLLPRNYTPIPLTIPQDIINKTQDSEEKTLLAIQLYQYANDAFGKFMNNIKNSSLKEKTIVAASGDHHVRNLTIDPSLDKALGYAVPLYLYVPKPYQDNTLYDPLRFGSHKDIFPTLYELSLSRTNYMSIGGRNILARIQDSRYDFGYNALVWIDKQGIYPVNSTKGYAYSPSQKMIPLVSSEESFELDSFKKNFATKYHELLVYEINKRIMGVKTEE
- a CDS encoding thiamine phosphate synthase is translated as MLPFILESRFNDIDCIIYRDQSDYFIPAFLRLVAPYKKKLYLNLPLQNVKDILPLAKCFDGVHLKGAYQHLIPQICEYNQQRRRDSKHTLQIGFSAHSVEEVLLALQLGADYCTLSPIFATPNKGAPLGIQSLQSLPVEVRQKVVALGGIISKEQIEQIKHLGVLGFASIRFYEK
- a CDS encoding F0F1 ATP synthase subunit A; protein product: MDERVFTFAGLINPDHDFIIGFYTVVVAVLILLFAKIATHKMQVVPSGIQNVYEFLLSGIVSFSKDIVGEEVARKYFPLAATIAFLVFFGNAIGIIPGFESPTSSWSFTLVLALVVFFYYHFEGIRTQGVIKYFKHFMGPVWWLAPLMFPVEIISHLSRIISLSFRLFGNIKGDDMFLLVMLMLAPWVVPVVPFAILAFMALLQAFVFMILTYVYIHGAVVVDEDH